Proteins encoded in a region of the Pigmentiphaga litoralis genome:
- a CDS encoding LysR substrate-binding domain-containing protein — MTMRRLRPPLHLLRTFSTVARFGSISRAAEALHVTQGAVSKQIQELERWIDVPLFERARKRLSLTPAGERYHTVIRPLLAQLEAATLDLITSGDGGGALHLSTLPTFGAKWLIPRLPDFQHRHPQVALHFVPYVHGYDFTRPDLDCSILFGEGHWPDAHAHYLAGSDVVLIAPPEASGVPSVETPDDVSRHTLLQHVSVPQAWLQWSDTHAVHTIDPLAGPQFDQFHTLIRAVMVGMGLALVPRCLVQDEITAGLVVAPAGMSYRSNSGYWFCYPEARANQATLTRFKDWLVAAAVGADQ; from the coding sequence ATGACCATGCGTCGGCTCCGCCCTCCCCTGCATCTGCTGCGTACGTTTTCGACCGTAGCGCGCTTCGGCAGTATTTCACGGGCGGCCGAAGCGCTGCACGTCACGCAGGGCGCGGTCAGCAAGCAGATCCAGGAGCTGGAACGGTGGATTGACGTGCCGCTGTTCGAACGGGCCCGCAAGCGGCTGTCGCTCACCCCCGCGGGCGAGCGCTACCACACGGTCATTCGCCCGCTGCTGGCGCAACTGGAAGCCGCCACGCTGGACCTGATCACCAGTGGTGACGGTGGCGGCGCGTTGCACCTGTCCACCCTGCCCACCTTTGGGGCCAAGTGGCTGATTCCGCGACTGCCCGACTTCCAGCATCGGCATCCTCAGGTCGCGCTGCACTTCGTGCCCTACGTGCACGGCTATGACTTTACGCGGCCGGACCTGGACTGTTCGATCCTGTTCGGGGAAGGCCACTGGCCCGACGCGCACGCGCATTACCTGGCCGGCAGCGACGTCGTGTTGATCGCCCCACCCGAAGCATCGGGCGTGCCTTCCGTAGAAACACCCGATGACGTCAGCCGCCATACCCTGCTGCAGCATGTCAGCGTGCCGCAGGCCTGGCTGCAATGGAGCGACACCCATGCGGTACACACGATCGATCCCCTGGCCGGGCCGCAGTTCGACCAGTTCCATACGCTGATCCGCGCGGTCATGGTCGGGATGGGATTGGCGCTGGTGCCGCGCTGTCTGGTGCAGGACGAGATCACAGCCGGCCTGGTCGTCGCGCCGGCGGGCATGAGCTATCGCAGCAATTCCGGGTACTGGTTCTGCTATCCCGAAGCGCGCGCGAATCAGGCGACCCTGACGCGGTTCAAGGACTGGCTGGTTGCGGCGGCCGTAGGGGCGGATCAGTAG
- a CDS encoding N-formylglutamate amidohydrolase, producing the protein MSTVLRIINSRYPSTTSAPGEALLSSFTGSTPVVLDSPHSGTFYPDDFRFVCDAAILRRAEDTHVEKLYDFAADLGVAWVEAHFPRSYLDANRNTTELDVGLLDGTWPDPVETDPEVLSKVRLGKGLIWKYTDEGIPIYDRLLGVQEIQQRIARCWKPYHEAVSSAIDAAHSRHGYSIHLNCHSMPAVAGSHATDLPGLVHADFVVGDRDGSTASPELSQKVAAFLRERGYSVEYNYPYKGVELVRRYGKPEEHRHSIQLEVNRKRYMDEATLELHDGVNDLRRDLKDLVQMLLETDPR; encoded by the coding sequence ATGAGTACCGTTCTCCGTATCATCAACAGTCGATATCCTTCCACGACGTCAGCCCCGGGCGAAGCCCTGCTGTCGTCGTTCACGGGCAGCACGCCCGTGGTGCTCGACTCGCCGCATAGCGGCACCTTCTATCCGGACGACTTCCGTTTTGTGTGCGACGCCGCGATCCTGCGGCGCGCCGAAGACACGCATGTCGAAAAGCTGTATGACTTTGCAGCCGACCTGGGCGTGGCCTGGGTCGAAGCGCACTTTCCGCGCAGCTATCTGGACGCCAATCGCAACACGACCGAACTGGACGTGGGCCTGCTGGATGGCACCTGGCCCGATCCGGTCGAAACCGATCCGGAAGTGCTGTCCAAGGTGCGACTGGGCAAGGGCCTGATCTGGAAATACACCGACGAAGGCATCCCGATCTATGACCGGTTGCTGGGCGTGCAGGAAATCCAGCAACGCATCGCGCGCTGCTGGAAGCCGTATCACGAAGCGGTGTCGTCGGCGATCGACGCGGCGCACTCGCGTCACGGCTATAGCATCCACCTGAACTGCCATTCGATGCCGGCCGTGGCCGGCAGCCATGCCACCGACTTGCCGGGCCTGGTACATGCCGACTTCGTGGTGGGCGATCGGGATGGCAGCACGGCGTCGCCCGAACTGTCGCAGAAGGTCGCGGCCTTTTTGCGCGAGCGCGGCTACAGCGTCGAATACAACTACCCGTACAAGGGTGTGGAATTGGTGCGCCGCTATGGCAAACCTGAGGAACATCGTCACAGCATCCAGCTGGAAGTGAACCGCAAGCGCTACATGGACGAAGCGACGCTGGAATTGCATGACGGCGTCAACGATCTGCGCCGCGACCTGAAGGATCTTGTGCAGATGTTGCTGGAAACCGATCCGCGCTGA
- a CDS encoding amidohydrolase family protein, translating to MAVESVSGKSGKVVIRNIGLLLSGDIDQPILDATTVVVDDGIIVAIGNDSDGDIDGAATVIDCRGTTLAPGLIDSHVHPVFGDWTPRQGQLGWIESSLHGGVTTMISAGEVHLPGRPRDIVGLKALAITAQRSFEGMRGAGVGGGVKVLAGAPILEQGMVEQDFKDLADAGVTLLGEVGLGTVKAGYEAGPMVAWARKYGIQSTIHTGGPSIPGSGLIDSDVVLEADADVIGHVNGGHTALPYKHVCELCERSTRALEIVHNGNERIAILTARHAVELKCPHRVILGTDGPAGSGVQPLGILRMVALISSMADIPAEIAFGFATGNTARMRNLRQGLIEVGRPADFVFMDRAQHSAGKTLLESVELGDIPGVGMVMIDGLVRCGRSRNTPPAEQVAIVVPRY from the coding sequence ATGGCAGTGGAAAGCGTGTCGGGCAAGTCGGGCAAGGTGGTGATCCGGAACATCGGACTGCTGCTGTCGGGCGACATTGACCAACCCATCCTGGACGCCACCACGGTGGTGGTTGACGACGGCATCATTGTTGCGATCGGCAACGATAGCGATGGCGACATCGATGGCGCGGCAACCGTGATCGATTGCCGCGGCACGACGCTGGCGCCGGGCCTGATCGACTCGCATGTGCATCCGGTCTTTGGCGACTGGACGCCGCGCCAGGGCCAGCTCGGCTGGATCGAGTCGAGCCTGCACGGCGGCGTCACCACCATGATCTCGGCAGGCGAAGTCCACCTGCCGGGCCGGCCCAGGGATATTGTCGGCCTCAAGGCCCTGGCCATCACCGCGCAGCGTTCGTTTGAAGGCATGCGCGGCGCAGGGGTTGGCGGGGGCGTCAAGGTGCTGGCCGGTGCGCCCATCCTGGAACAGGGCATGGTCGAACAGGACTTCAAGGACCTGGCCGATGCGGGCGTCACGCTCCTGGGTGAGGTGGGACTGGGCACGGTCAAGGCTGGCTACGAAGCCGGCCCGATGGTGGCCTGGGCCCGCAAGTACGGCATCCAGAGCACCATCCACACGGGCGGGCCTTCCATTCCGGGGTCAGGGCTGATCGATTCGGACGTGGTGCTTGAAGCCGATGCCGATGTGATCGGCCATGTGAACGGCGGCCATACGGCGCTGCCCTACAAGCATGTCTGTGAGCTGTGTGAACGGTCCACCCGCGCGCTGGAGATCGTTCACAACGGCAACGAACGGATCGCGATCCTGACGGCGCGGCATGCGGTGGAACTCAAATGCCCGCATCGCGTGATCCTTGGCACCGATGGTCCGGCCGGGTCGGGCGTACAGCCGCTGGGCATTTTGCGCATGGTCGCATTGATCTCAAGCATGGCCGATATTCCGGCTGAAATCGCCTTTGGGTTCGCGACCGGCAATACGGCGCGCATGCGCAACCTGCGTCAGGGCCTGATCGAGGTGGGCCGTCCGGCCGACTTTGTGTTCATGGACCGCGCGCAACATTCGGCAGGCAAGACGCTGCTGGAAAGCGTCGAGCTGGGCGACATCCCGGGCGTGGGCATGGTCATGATCGATGGCCTGGTGCGTTGTGGCCGCAGCCGCAATACGCCGCCTGCCGAGCAGGTTGCGATCGTCGTGCCGCGCTACTGA
- a CDS encoding cytochrome c has product MRKRSIVAGVAAVVVVACLGGLAYAWQPAIDPVKGDDAGGRGSAARLETDPAVLAAGLRVMSQGDCLYCHTAKGGKPYAGGLPMDTPFGTIHSTNITPDVDTGIGAWSLDAFTRAMREGVSRDGHLLYPAFPYVHFTRMHDEDIAAAYQYLMSRTPVDAPPVPNALVFPLNFRPLVAGWNLLFLDKGPLPDAPAGASASASASASVSASSSASPGASSSASSSASSEWRLGRYLVEGAGHCQSCHTPMNIVGAEARGKAFEGGVIDGWQAPPLNALAAGERPWTKAQLVSYLRTGVASEHGAASGPMRPVTQHLAEAPESDVAAMATYLLSLSGPANDVSPAGRQGNDPAPVSNPAPVRNPAPVSDPTLVSDPTLVSDPVLVNAAQLRAASGPEQERVSRGAVLFASTCAGCHGTAAPMMTIGGRPSLADSSNVLAGTPRNALRMILEGNPWQGSTSAHYMPSYADLLTDDQIVDVAAYLRVQVAVRPAWADAASMLTTMRKENEKK; this is encoded by the coding sequence ATGAGAAAAAGAAGCATCGTGGCAGGCGTGGCCGCTGTCGTGGTCGTGGCCTGTCTGGGCGGGCTGGCCTACGCCTGGCAGCCTGCCATCGATCCGGTGAAGGGTGACGATGCGGGCGGCCGTGGATCCGCGGCCCGCCTTGAGACCGATCCGGCCGTGCTGGCAGCCGGCCTGCGCGTCATGTCGCAGGGCGACTGTTTGTATTGCCACACCGCCAAGGGCGGCAAGCCCTACGCCGGCGGCCTGCCGATGGACACGCCGTTCGGCACGATCCACAGCACCAACATCACGCCTGACGTAGACACCGGTATTGGCGCCTGGTCGCTGGACGCCTTTACGCGCGCCATGCGGGAAGGTGTCTCGCGCGATGGACACTTGTTGTATCCCGCGTTTCCGTACGTGCACTTCACGCGCATGCACGACGAGGATATTGCCGCGGCCTATCAGTATCTGATGTCGCGCACGCCGGTGGATGCGCCCCCGGTGCCCAACGCCCTGGTCTTCCCGTTGAACTTCCGGCCGCTGGTTGCGGGATGGAACCTGCTGTTCCTGGACAAGGGGCCGCTGCCCGACGCGCCTGCCGGTGCGTCCGCCAGTGCGTCGGCGAGCGCTTCGGTCAGCGCTTCGTCCAGTGCGTCCCCCGGCGCTTCCTCCAGTGCTTCGTCCAGCGCTTCATCCGAATGGCGATTGGGCCGCTATCTGGTTGAAGGCGCGGGGCACTGCCAGTCCTGTCACACGCCCATGAATATCGTGGGCGCCGAAGCGCGAGGCAAGGCCTTTGAGGGCGGGGTGATCGACGGATGGCAGGCGCCGCCGCTCAATGCGCTGGCTGCCGGCGAGCGGCCCTGGACCAAGGCGCAACTGGTGTCGTACTTGCGTACCGGCGTGGCCAGCGAGCATGGCGCCGCGTCGGGCCCGATGCGGCCGGTCACGCAGCATCTGGCAGAGGCGCCCGAGTCGGATGTGGCGGCGATGGCGACCTATCTGCTGTCCTTGTCCGGGCCGGCCAACGACGTCAGTCCGGCCGGCCGGCAAGGCAACGACCCTGCACCCGTGAGCAATCCTGCACCGGTGCGCAACCCCGCACCCGTCAGCGACCCGACACTCGTTAGCGACCCGACACTCGTCAGCGACCCGGTACTCGTCAACGCTGCCCAGCTGCGGGCCGCCTCCGGCCCTGAGCAGGAACGCGTGTCCCGCGGCGCCGTGCTGTTCGCGTCGACCTGCGCAGGCTGCCACGGCACGGCGGCCCCGATGATGACGATCGGCGGGCGGCCGTCCCTGGCGGACAGTAGCAACGTGCTGGCCGGTACCCCGCGCAATGCCCTGCGCATGATCCTGGAAGGCAACCCCTGGCAAGGGTCGACGTCGGCGCATTACATGCCCTCGTATGCCGACCTGCTGACCGATGACCAGATCGTGGACGTGGCGGCCTACCTGCGCGTTCAGGTAGCCGTGCGGCCCGCGTGGGCCGACGCGGCCAGCATGCTGACCACGATGCGCAAGGAGAACGAAAAAAAATGA
- a CDS encoding ABC transporter substrate-binding protein: MTAPTRFLRHTAALVSVFAATGAYAQSTIKIGEINSYKAQPAFLEPYKRGYELAIEEINAAGGVNGKKLEIIARDDNGNPGDSVRVAEELITREKVDVLFGGFLSNTGLAITDFAKQRKVFFLASEPLTDKIVWENGNRYTYRLRPSLYMQVAMLVPEALKLKKKRWAVVYPNYEYGQSSVATFKKLMTAAQPDIEWVAEQATPLGKVDAGAVTQALADAKPDAIFNTLFGADLGRFVREGNTRGLFEGRQVVSLLTGEPEYLDPLKDEAPKNWIVTGYPWYSITTPESKKFVDAFRKKFNDYPRLGSVVGYSSVMSLAAGLKKAGSSDTEKMVQAFKGLVVPTPMGNITYRAQDNQSTMGAYVGRTDVKDGKGIMVDYKYVDGASVQLSDAEVKKLRPAD, translated from the coding sequence ATGACAGCACCCACTCGTTTCCTGCGCCACACGGCCGCGCTGGTGTCCGTGTTCGCAGCAACCGGCGCGTATGCCCAGAGCACCATCAAGATCGGCGAGATCAACAGCTACAAGGCACAGCCCGCGTTCCTCGAGCCCTACAAGCGCGGTTACGAGCTGGCGATCGAAGAGATCAACGCTGCCGGCGGCGTCAACGGCAAGAAGCTTGAAATCATTGCGCGCGACGATAACGGCAACCCGGGCGATTCCGTGCGCGTGGCCGAAGAACTGATCACGCGGGAAAAGGTGGACGTGCTGTTCGGCGGCTTCCTGTCGAACACGGGCCTGGCCATTACCGACTTTGCCAAGCAGCGCAAGGTGTTCTTCCTGGCATCGGAACCCCTGACCGACAAGATCGTGTGGGAAAACGGCAATCGCTACACCTATCGCCTGCGTCCGTCGCTGTACATGCAGGTCGCGATGCTGGTGCCGGAAGCGCTCAAGCTCAAGAAGAAACGCTGGGCCGTCGTCTACCCGAACTATGAATACGGCCAGTCGTCGGTCGCCACGTTCAAGAAGCTGATGACCGCCGCGCAGCCCGACATCGAATGGGTCGCCGAGCAGGCAACGCCGCTGGGCAAGGTCGATGCCGGCGCGGTGACGCAGGCGCTGGCCGATGCCAAGCCCGACGCCATCTTCAACACGCTGTTCGGCGCCGACCTGGGCCGCTTCGTGCGCGAAGGCAACACGCGCGGGCTGTTCGAAGGCCGCCAGGTGGTGTCGCTGCTGACCGGCGAACCCGAATACCTGGATCCGCTGAAAGACGAAGCGCCCAAGAACTGGATCGTGACCGGCTACCCCTGGTATTCGATCACCACGCCCGAAAGCAAGAAGTTCGTTGACGCCTTCCGCAAGAAGTTCAACGACTACCCACGTCTGGGTTCGGTGGTGGGCTACAGCTCGGTAATGTCGCTGGCCGCGGGCCTGAAGAAAGCCGGCAGCAGCGATACCGAAAAGATGGTGCAGGCGTTCAAGGGCCTGGTCGTGCCGACACCGATGGGCAACATCACCTATCGCGCGCAAGACAACCAGTCGACGATGGGCGCCTATGTGGGCCGCACCGACGTCAAGGACGGCAAGGGCATCATGGTCGACTACAAGTACGTCGACGGCGCATCGGTTCAGCTGAGCGATGCCGAAGTGAAGAAACTGCGTCCTGCGGACTGA
- a CDS encoding ABC transporter ATP-binding protein, which produces MSLLQVKNLTKSFGGVKAADNVSFDLPRGQLLALLGPNGAGKSTCFNMVNGQLKPNSGSILLDGQELIGMKPRNIWRLGVGRTFQIAATFSSMTVVENVQMALMSFERKLSHLWRPAASFYRDEAMALLAQVDMASQAERSCGVLAYGDVKRVELAIALANQPKLLLMDEPTAGMAPNERNALMALTKKLVVERNLSVLFTEHSMDVVFAYADRMIVLARGQLIAEGDGETIRNHPKVREVYFGTGKTFEAKAPDLTTAGAHA; this is translated from the coding sequence ATGAGCTTGCTCCAAGTCAAGAACCTGACCAAGTCCTTCGGCGGTGTGAAGGCCGCCGACAACGTGTCGTTCGATCTGCCGCGCGGCCAGTTGCTGGCGCTGCTGGGCCCCAACGGCGCCGGCAAGTCGACCTGCTTCAACATGGTCAACGGGCAGCTGAAACCCAACAGCGGATCGATCCTGCTCGATGGGCAGGAACTGATCGGCATGAAGCCGCGCAACATCTGGCGGCTGGGTGTGGGGCGAACGTTCCAGATCGCCGCTACCTTCAGTTCCATGACGGTGGTCGAAAACGTGCAGATGGCCCTGATGTCGTTCGAGCGCAAGCTGTCGCATCTGTGGCGGCCTGCGGCGTCGTTCTATCGCGATGAGGCCATGGCGCTGCTGGCCCAGGTCGACATGGCCAGCCAGGCCGAGCGGTCGTGCGGCGTGCTGGCTTATGGCGACGTGAAGCGGGTCGAACTGGCGATCGCATTGGCCAATCAGCCCAAGCTGCTGCTGATGGACGAGCCGACGGCGGGCATGGCGCCCAACGAGCGCAATGCGCTGATGGCGCTGACCAAGAAACTGGTGGTGGAACGCAACCTGTCGGTGCTGTTCACGGAACACAGCATGGACGTGGTGTTTGCCTATGCCGACCGCATGATCGTGCTGGCCCGCGGCCAGTTGATCGCCGAAGGCGATGGCGAGACCATCCGCAACCACCCCAAAGTGCGCGAAGTCTATTTCGGCACCGGAAAAACCTTCGAGGCCAAGGCGCCCGATCTGACGACCGCCGGAGCACACGCATGA
- a CDS encoding ABC transporter ATP-binding protein — protein sequence MTDVLLKVQNLNAFYGRAHILFDVGLEVRRGEVVALMGRNGAGKSTTMKAVMGLLDRSRGEVEFLGQSVAKSKPYQIARLGMGFVPEDRRVFTELSVLENLEIGKQPARSDAVEWTPEKLFKLFPNLGEMPNRPGGQMSGGEQQMLTVSRTLMGNPYLVLLDEPSEGVAPVIVEQMANMIIALKREGMSILLSEQNMHFAELVSDRAYVLENGHIRYQGTMAELAANDAVRRAYLSV from the coding sequence ATGACCGACGTTTTGCTGAAGGTACAGAACCTGAACGCCTTCTACGGCCGCGCGCACATCCTGTTCGATGTGGGCCTGGAAGTGCGCCGCGGCGAAGTGGTGGCCCTGATGGGCCGCAACGGTGCCGGCAAGTCGACCACCATGAAAGCCGTCATGGGCCTGCTGGACCGCAGCCGCGGCGAAGTCGAATTCCTGGGCCAGTCGGTGGCCAAGAGCAAGCCCTATCAGATCGCGCGGCTGGGCATGGGCTTCGTGCCCGAAGACCGCCGCGTGTTCACGGAATTGAGCGTGCTCGAAAACCTGGAAATCGGCAAGCAGCCGGCCCGTTCCGACGCGGTCGAATGGACGCCTGAAAAGCTGTTCAAGCTGTTCCCCAATCTGGGCGAAATGCCGAATCGGCCGGGTGGCCAGATGAGCGGGGGCGAGCAGCAGATGCTGACCGTGTCGCGCACCTTGATGGGCAATCCCTATCTGGTGCTGCTGGACGAACCGTCCGAAGGCGTTGCGCCGGTGATCGTGGAACAGATGGCGAACATGATCATCGCGCTGAAACGCGAAGGCATGTCCATCCTGCTGTCCGAGCAGAACATGCACTTTGCGGAGCTGGTCAGCGACCGGGCCTATGTGCTGGAAAACGGCCATATCCGCTATCAGGGCACGATGGCGGAACTGGCGGCGAACGACGCTGTGCGGCGGGCCTACCTGTCGGTCTGA
- a CDS encoding ABC transporter permease produces MTFSSLFVQMLNGLADASAMFMVAAGLSLIFGVTRIVNFAHGSFYMFGIYIAYTIVGMMGGTGLGFWASVVLAALAVALIGALIEILVLRRIYHAPELFQLLATFAVVLVLKDVALYIWGAEDLFGPRAPGLTGSVEILGRRVPQYDLALICIGPLVLGILWLALTRTRWGKLIRAATQDREMVGALGINQAWLFTGVFALGSFLAGLGGALQGPRMPANLAMDLEAIGSAFVVVVVGGMGSIPGAFLAALLIAEIKALCIAIGQVEIFGVVFSLSKLTLVAEFLVMAFILVVRPWGLLGKPLALSRNVSGVEDPLRPTSKAVRALFIIVIAALVAVPLLAAAFPYLTVLLVEILVAVLFAASLHFIMGPGGMHSFGHAAYFGLGAYGAALLFKSVGLPMEAALMLAPLVAAVGALIFGWFCVRLSGVYLAMLTLAFAQIVWSIIYQWDAFTGGSNGLVGIWPAAWLSSPVAYYYLTLALCVAGVWLLRRALFSPFGYAMRAGRDSPLRADSIGIDVKQVQWMAFVVAGMFCGLAGSLFAFSKGSISPEAISVSRSIDGLVMVLLGGVQTLAGPIVGASVFTWLHDTIARETEYWRAILGLAVLALVLAFPLGIVGFLRTVFQRGDKHDGGTPGTKPVAVTVTDPAALREAV; encoded by the coding sequence ATGACTTTCTCAAGCTTATTTGTCCAAATGCTGAACGGCCTGGCCGACGCATCGGCCATGTTCATGGTCGCCGCGGGCCTGTCGCTGATATTCGGCGTGACGCGTATCGTCAATTTCGCGCATGGTTCCTTCTACATGTTCGGGATCTATATCGCGTACACCATCGTCGGCATGATGGGCGGCACCGGCCTCGGTTTCTGGGCCTCGGTCGTGCTGGCCGCGCTGGCGGTCGCATTGATCGGCGCGCTGATCGAAATCCTGGTGTTGCGGCGCATCTACCATGCGCCCGAACTCTTCCAGCTCCTTGCCACCTTTGCCGTCGTGCTGGTGCTCAAGGACGTGGCTCTGTATATCTGGGGCGCCGAGGACCTGTTCGGTCCGCGCGCGCCTGGTCTGACCGGCTCGGTCGAAATCCTGGGCCGCCGCGTTCCGCAATATGACCTCGCGCTGATCTGCATCGGCCCGCTGGTGCTTGGCATTCTGTGGCTGGCCCTGACCCGCACCCGCTGGGGCAAGCTGATCCGCGCGGCCACGCAAGACCGTGAAATGGTCGGCGCCCTGGGCATCAACCAGGCCTGGCTGTTCACCGGGGTATTTGCGCTGGGATCCTTCCTGGCCGGCCTGGGTGGCGCCTTGCAGGGTCCGCGCATGCCCGCCAACCTGGCCATGGACCTGGAAGCCATTGGTAGCGCGTTCGTGGTGGTGGTCGTGGGCGGCATGGGGTCGATCCCGGGCGCCTTCCTGGCCGCCTTGCTGATCGCCGAAATCAAGGCGCTGTGCATCGCCATTGGCCAGGTGGAAATCTTTGGCGTGGTGTTCTCGTTGTCCAAGCTGACGCTGGTGGCCGAATTCCTGGTCATGGCCTTCATTCTGGTGGTGCGCCCATGGGGTTTGCTGGGCAAGCCGCTGGCGCTGTCGCGCAATGTGTCGGGTGTCGAAGATCCGCTGCGCCCCACCAGCAAGGCGGTGCGCGCGCTGTTCATCATCGTCATTGCCGCCCTGGTCGCCGTGCCGTTGCTGGCCGCCGCGTTCCCGTACCTGACCGTGTTGCTGGTCGAAATCCTGGTCGCCGTGCTGTTTGCCGCCAGCCTGCACTTCATCATGGGCCCAGGCGGCATGCATTCCTTCGGGCATGCGGCCTACTTCGGCCTGGGCGCCTACGGCGCGGCGCTGCTGTTCAAGTCGGTGGGCCTGCCGATGGAAGCGGCGCTGATGCTGGCGCCCCTGGTGGCGGCGGTGGGGGCCTTGATCTTCGGCTGGTTCTGCGTGCGGTTGTCCGGGGTGTACCTGGCCATGCTGACGCTGGCATTCGCGCAAATCGTCTGGTCCATCATCTACCAGTGGGATGCGTTCACGGGAGGCAGTAACGGCCTGGTGGGCATCTGGCCCGCAGCCTGGCTGTCGTCGCCGGTTGCCTATTACTACCTGACACTGGCGCTGTGCGTGGCCGGGGTCTGGCTGTTGCGCCGCGCGCTGTTCTCGCCCTTCGGGTATGCGATGCGTGCGGGCCGCGATTCGCCGCTGCGCGCCGATTCGATCGGGATCGACGTCAAGCAGGTGCAGTGGATGGCGTTCGTGGTGGCCGGCATGTTCTGCGGTCTGGCAGGTTCGCTGTTCGCGTTCTCGAAGGGCAGCATTTCGCCCGAAGCGATCAGCGTCAGCCGGTCCATCGACGGCCTGGTGATGGTGCTGCTGGGCGGCGTGCAGACGCTGGCCGGTCCGATCGTCGGCGCCTCGGTCTTTACCTGGCTGCACGACACGATTGCCCGTGAAACCGAATACTGGCGCGCCATTCTGGGCTTGGCCGTGCTGGCCCTGGTCCTGGCGTTTCCGCTCGGCATCGTCGGCTTCCTTCGCACCGTGTTCCAACGCGGCGACAAACACGACGGCGGCACGCCCGGCACCAAGCCGGTCGCGGTCACCGTCACCGATCCAGCCGCGCTGCGGGAGGCGGTATGA
- a CDS encoding tripartite tricarboxylate transporter substrate binding protein BugE, with the protein MDRRTFIATTAAVSFLPGMVKAQGKPIRLIVPFPPAGATDITGRIIGEAVGRVLQTTVVVENRAGAGGSIGMAEVARSAADGSTFGVATLSTHGVNPAVYKTLPYDPIKDFAPVTEMVRAPGVLVVNPSVPVQTLEQFIAYLKANPGKVTYATPGNGTISHMWAELFKSTTGTDMVHIPYRGAGPAINDLLGGQVLAYFDQVAASLPHIKAGKLRALAVSWDSRLDVLPDVPTYGERGMQSNNDPSWFGLVAPAGTPAAAVNRMQQAVATALKEPPVRERLAGLGLYASGTTPAEFTKQIHDEMAKMQKISKFAKIQLD; encoded by the coding sequence ATGGATCGCCGCACTTTTATTGCCACGACCGCCGCCGTTTCTTTCCTACCTGGAATGGTCAAGGCTCAAGGTAAACCCATACGGCTGATCGTGCCTTTCCCTCCGGCCGGCGCAACCGACATTACGGGCCGCATCATCGGCGAAGCCGTAGGCCGGGTATTGCAGACCACCGTTGTCGTGGAAAACCGGGCCGGTGCGGGCGGGTCCATCGGCATGGCCGAAGTCGCGCGTTCAGCGGCCGACGGGTCCACCTTTGGTGTTGCCACACTGTCGACGCACGGCGTCAACCCGGCCGTCTACAAGACGCTGCCGTATGACCCGATCAAGGACTTCGCGCCGGTCACCGAAATGGTTCGTGCCCCGGGTGTGCTGGTCGTGAATCCGAGCGTGCCGGTGCAGACCCTGGAACAGTTCATTGCCTACCTGAAAGCCAACCCGGGCAAGGTCACGTATGCCACCCCGGGCAACGGCACCATCAGCCACATGTGGGCCGAGCTGTTCAAAAGCACCACCGGCACCGACATGGTCCACATTCCCTACCGGGGCGCAGGCCCCGCGATCAATGACCTGCTGGGCGGCCAGGTGCTGGCCTACTTCGACCAGGTGGCCGCATCGCTGCCGCACATCAAGGCCGGCAAGCTGCGGGCCCTGGCCGTGTCGTGGGACTCGCGTCTTGACGTGCTGCCCGACGTTCCCACCTATGGTGAGCGCGGCATGCAGTCGAACAACGATCCGTCATGGTTCGGTCTGGTGGCGCCTGCCGGCACGCCCGCGGCCGCCGTCAACCGCATGCAGCAGGCAGTGGCAACGGCCTTGAAAGAACCGCCCGTGCGTGAACGCCTGGCCGGCCTGGGCCTGTACGCGTCGGGCACCACGCCCGCCGAGTTCACGAAACAGATCCACGATGAAATGGCCAAGATGCAGAAGATCAGCAAGTTCGCAAAAATCCAGCTGGACTGA